GAGCAGGAGCGGATAGAGATGGATCGCCGCATTGAACTCGTCGCGCGCCATGGCCATTGTCACCCCGTTTTGCCCTTGGGCCGCCTCGCCGGCATAGGCCCGCCCCAGCCCCACATGGAGCTTGGCGCGGCCGCGGTTTTCCTCTTCCGGGCTGTAGGCGTTAATCGCCTTGATGAAGAACTCCTCCGCTTTGGGGTAATCTTCCGCGCGCAGGTAGGCCTCGCCCACCTTCAGCAGGATGTCGGAGGAGGAGGGGTCGTTCTTCAGCATCTCCAGCAGTTCCCCCAGCTCCTCAAACGATTTTCCGGCCCTTCGGTACGCCAGCGCCAGTTGGCGGTGGGCTTCCCGGTTGTCGGGGTCGATCCTGAGCGCCGTTTTCGCGTGGGGGATGGCCGATTCGTATTTGTTGCAGCCCATATAGATGTTCACCAGGCTTAGATGGGAGGCAACGTGCCACGGCGCGTATTTGCGGAGGTGCAGGATGTTGGCGACGGAACGGATGTAAATATTTTCAAGCTGCGAGGGGAAGTTCGCCACCCGCTCGCCGCTGGCAAGCTTTTGCATCAGCTTTTCTATGGCGGCCTTCCGCCGCGCGTCCTCCCCGCGGATGAGCGCCAGCGCGATTTTCTCCAGCGCGGCGGCCAGCGATTCTTTGGCGATGGGGGCCGGCAGCAGGCAGGTGGTTTCGGGAAGGCCCGCGGCCCCCTCCCTCCCGACGCCATAAATGATGAACGGCACGGCGGGAGCCACCTCTTTTTCCCCCAGTATTTTGGTCAGTTGGAGGCCGGTGC
This region of Nitrospinota bacterium genomic DNA includes:
- a CDS encoding tetratricopeptide repeat protein — protein: MRILIAAENPFERKEIRALLRELPFEKWDDTMSLSILDESPSQGSIMFVLAGHPKGNYYDLVIAANDLKKGTGLQLTKILGEKEVAPAVPFIIYGVGREGAAGLPETTCLLPAPIAKESLAAALEKIALALIRGEDARRKAAIEKLMQKLASGERVANFPSQLENIYIRSVANILHLRKYAPWHVASHLSLVNIYMGCNKYESAIPHAKTALRIDPDNREAHRQLALAYRRAGKSFEELGELLEMLKNDPSSSDILLKVGEAYLRAEDYPKAEEFFIKAINAYSPEEENRGRAKLHVGLGRAYAGEAAQGQNGVTMAMARDEFNAAIHLYPLLLSAYNNLILVYRKLGQYEEAMKIVGLAADITPDNAEDWVALFEIFLIDGDQKKARFCLHKALKYDPENQITLCTAAETYVRQGLFEDAVGLFEKAVEVNPSDSRLYNFLGICSRQLNQYDLAIGYYHHALKLDPDDPGLHHNLGAAYRHIGDLAKARAEYETALRLQPDFTEAAEALKRLAHTDVAG